From the genome of Chlamydiota bacterium:
CAATGGTATTTGGATTTAAGACGCTTTGGTTCATGTGAACATAGCGGATTTGGGGTAGGATTTGGAAGGCTTGTACAATTTATAACTGGAATGGAAAACATTAGAGATACCATTCCCTTTCCGAGGTATCCAAATCATGCAACATTTTAAACTTATTTTCTTTGTTTTGATGACATTTTTACTTGGATGCTCCTCCAGTGAAAGCACCATCCCTCAAGATCCACAAATCGTCGTGGCAGAACCTCTAGCTCCACCCATAAAAAAAGTAAAAGTCGCACTCATTTTAGGTGCTGGCGGCAGCCGCGGGATGGCTCATTTAGGAGTTTTAGAAGTCTTAGAAGAGCATGGCATCAAGGTTGACTTAATTGTAGGATGTTCTGCTGGATCCATCGTGGGTGCGTTGTATGCAGATAACCCAGATGCTTTAGCGATTCGCAACATTTTGATTAATGTAAAAAGCAAAGAACTCCTAGACCCTTCTCTTTTTTCAGCACTCCAATCTCCATGGAGACCTAAAGGACCTGTTCAAGGACACTTATTAAAAAAGTTTATCTATGACAAACTTAGCGTTGATGATTTCCAAGATTTACAAATCCCTTTTATTGCAGTTGCAACAGATCTATTGACAGGAAAACTTGTCCTACTAAGATCTGGTCCCATTGCTCCTGCTATCTTAGCTTCTTGCGCCCTTCCACCTTTTTTTACTCCTGTGCATTTATATGGAAAATTGCTTGTCGATGGAGGCGTGATTGACCCTATCCCCGTCTCTGTTGCAAGAGAATTTGAGCCAGAGATCGTGATTACTGTCGATATTTCACCCGAATTAAAATACCAAATGCCAACAAATTTAATCTCTATTACGACACGCTGTAGTTATATTTCATACATCGAATTATCTCACCTAAAAGCGCATCAAGCAGATGTGGTGATTTCTCCAAAACTAAGTGATTCTGGTACTTTCGATGATTCAAAAAATTGGGTTTTGTACGAAGCGGGCAAAAAAGCAGCCCTTGAACAACTCAAGGAAATTAAAAAAAGACTAAAATAAACCCAATCAAAACACGATGCAGCGCACATTTAAGTTCAATAAGTTGATTCGTGATCTTTTGTACGATGACATGATCCAAAATGACACCGTTGTCAAATTAAAAGATGTTTCTAAAGAAGGTT
Proteins encoded in this window:
- a CDS encoding putative NTE family protein yields the protein MQHFKLIFFVLMTFLLGCSSSESTIPQDPQIVVAEPLAPPIKKVKVALILGAGGSRGMAHLGVLEVLEEHGIKVDLIVGCSAGSIVGALYADNPDALAIRNILINVKSKELLDPSLFSALQSPWRPKGPVQGHLLKKFIYDKLSVDDFQDLQIPFIAVATDLLTGKLVLLRSGPIAPAILASCALPPFFTPVHLYGKLLVDGGVIDPIPVSVAREFEPEIVITVDISPELKYQMPTNLISITTRCSYISYIELSHLKAHQADVVISPKLSDSGTFDDSKNWVLYEAGKKAALEQLKEIKKRLK